One region of Acidobacteriota bacterium genomic DNA includes:
- a CDS encoding type II toxin-antitoxin system VapC family toxin: MTSAFLDGSGVWYAIGGLRALVDARRVLGGQFTVKGNDAVKAAVAALPAENMFISVLSLAEITKGIPLLDDGPRKRELAAWLQALEEHHTDRILPLDLDTAHIWGELVAAAQKIGKVLPAVDGLIAATALRHGLHVMTRNVDDFSATGVLLLNPWDSPNG, encoded by the coding sequence CGTTCTTGGACGGTTCAGGGGTCTGGTATGCGATCGGCGGCCTCAGGGCACTGGTCGACGCTCGTCGAGTACTGGGTGGTCAGTTCACGGTGAAGGGCAACGACGCCGTCAAGGCGGCCGTCGCGGCACTTCCTGCCGAGAACATGTTCATCAGCGTCCTGTCCCTCGCCGAAATCACCAAAGGCATACCGCTGTTGGACGACGGGCCGCGGAAGCGCGAACTGGCAGCTTGGCTTCAGGCCCTCGAGGAACATCATACTGACCGGATCTTGCCCCTCGATCTCGACACGGCCCACATCTGGGGCGAACTCGTCGCCGCAGCACAGAAGATCGGCAAGGTGCTACCCGCCGTCGACGGCCTGATTGCCGCGACGGCCCTCCGTCACGGCCTGCATGTCATGACCCGCAACGTCGACGATTTCAGCGCGACCGGCGTGCTTCTGTTGAATCCTTGGGATTCTCCCAATGGCTAG